One genomic region from Thermoleptolyngbya sichuanensis A183 encodes:
- the cobO gene encoding cob(I)yrinic acid a,c-diamide adenosyltransferase, translating to MTENLALTPQADQEAEQLDQEATAPGLSDEQYRRKMQRRKEVQEQRLAERSLTKGLIIVHTGNGKGKTTAALGMVLRSLGHGHRVAIVQFIKGAWEPAEKTVLHPWTAGDPPQLVFHAMGEGFTWETQDRDRDIQKAHEAWETALTYIQDPDVKLVLLDEVNVALKLGYLAVDSVLAGLAQKPEESHVILTGRGAPQALIDRADLVTEMTLVKHPFREQGVKAQPGIEF from the coding sequence ATGACCGAAAACCTTGCCCTCACGCCCCAGGCTGACCAAGAAGCCGAGCAGCTTGACCAGGAGGCGACTGCGCCCGGCCTCAGTGATGAGCAGTATCGCCGCAAGATGCAGCGCCGGAAGGAGGTTCAGGAACAGCGGCTAGCAGAGCGATCGCTCACAAAAGGCCTCATCATCGTCCACACGGGCAATGGCAAGGGCAAGACGACTGCGGCCCTGGGTATGGTGCTGCGATCGCTCGGTCACGGGCATCGGGTCGCCATTGTGCAGTTCATCAAAGGCGCATGGGAACCTGCTGAAAAGACCGTGCTGCATCCCTGGACAGCGGGCGATCCGCCGCAGTTGGTCTTTCACGCAATGGGCGAGGGCTTTACCTGGGAAACGCAAGACCGCGATCGCGACATTCAAAAAGCGCACGAAGCCTGGGAGACTGCCTTGACCTATATTCAAGATCCCGATGTCAAGCTGGTGCTGCTTGATGAAGTCAACGTTGCGCTAAAACTGGGCTATCTGGCTGTGGATAGCGTGCTGGCCGGGCTAGCGCAAAAGCCAGAGGAGTCTCATGTCATCCTCACCGGGCGCGGCGCACCGCAGGCGCTGATTGACCGGGCGGATTTGGTGACAGAGATGACGCTGGTGAAGCATCCGTTTCGGGAGCAGGGCGTGAAGGCACAGCCGGGAATTGAGTTTTAG
- the pirA gene encoding arginine synthesis PII-interacting regulator PirA codes for MHHDNLRQNIQRRLEAARAKGDEALVRQLEAEADYIG; via the coding sequence ATGCACCACGACAACCTGCGCCAAAATATTCAGCGTCGTCTGGAAGCTGCTCGCGCCAAGGGCGATGAGGCGCTAGTGCGTCAGCTTGAAGCTGAAGCCGACTATATTGGCTAA